In one window of Acidimicrobiales bacterium DNA:
- a CDS encoding PspA/IM30 family protein: MGIIDVLRKRWRYFTAKADSRFEANADPKIQLEQAIADAQDQHRRLVEQAASVVANQKQHELQLNRAIEELEKVRASTKQALVMADQSGRGGDVGKAREYNQTAEAFANRLVATENQVEDLKTLSLQSAQAADQARAAVQQNSLLLQQKLAERQKLLSQLDQAKMQEQLNRAMSSLSQSANTEGPSLDQVRAKIEARYAKALGMSEVSGQTVESRMLEVQQATMGSEARARLDTLRAELGFASPSELGPSGNTTTSSPSDTPVEAREGPESV; the protein is encoded by the coding sequence ATGGGCATCATCGATGTGCTGCGCAAACGCTGGAGATACTTCACCGCGAAGGCGGACAGCCGTTTCGAGGCCAACGCCGACCCGAAGATCCAGCTCGAGCAGGCGATAGCCGACGCTCAGGACCAGCACCGGCGCCTGGTCGAGCAGGCAGCGAGCGTCGTGGCGAACCAGAAGCAGCACGAGCTCCAGCTCAACCGGGCGATCGAGGAACTCGAGAAGGTGAGGGCCTCGACCAAGCAGGCGCTGGTCATGGCCGACCAGTCGGGCCGCGGCGGCGACGTGGGCAAGGCGCGGGAGTACAACCAGACTGCTGAAGCGTTCGCCAACCGCCTGGTCGCGACCGAGAACCAGGTCGAGGATCTGAAGACCCTGAGCCTCCAATCGGCGCAGGCGGCGGATCAGGCCAGAGCCGCGGTGCAGCAGAACTCGTTGCTGCTCCAGCAGAAGCTGGCCGAGCGGCAGAAGCTCCTGTCCCAGCTCGACCAGGCGAAGATGCAGGAGCAGCTCAATCGCGCGATGAGCTCCCTCAGCCAGTCGGCCAATACCGAGGGGCCGTCGCTCGATCAGGTGCGCGCCAAGATCGAGGCGCGCTACGCCAAGGCGCTCGGGATGTCCGAGGTCAGCGGCCAGACGGTCGAGTCGCGGATGCTGGAGGTCCAGCAGGCGACGATGGGATCTGAGGCCAGGGCCCGGCTCGACACCCTCCGGGCGGAGCTTGGCTTCGCGAGTCCTTCCGAGCTCGGCCCGAGCGGGAACACCACGACCTCCTCACCGTCCGATACGCCGGTCGAGGCCCGGGAGGGTCCCGAGAGCGTGTAG
- a CDS encoding glutamate-5-semialdehyde dehydrogenase — translation MVIATMQDLGARAKAASKVLALASTAAKDSALHAAADLLEAGVDRVLEANVADVVAAERAGSNATVVDRLRLDGRRVAAMAAGLRDVAALADPVGQTVDGWVRPNGLEIRQVRVPLGVVGIIYENRPNVTSDAAGLCLKSGNAAFLRGSSAALESNRSIAALLREGYEKSGLPSDALVLVEDTSHESVREFMRLRGVIDCLIPRGGPSLIAAILEHATVPYVIDGDGNCHVYVDAAADLDMAASIVVNAKTQRPSVCNAAESLVVHRAVAERFLPLVEPGLAGVELRGDDESIRILGPDRVSPVTDDDYGCEFLDLIMSVRVVDDLDAAIDHVQRYSSGHTEAIVTTDIATARRFQHEVDSAAVVVNASTRFTDGGEFGFGAEIGISTQKLHARGPMALRELTTTKYLVTGSGHIRT, via the coding sequence ATGGTCATCGCGACGATGCAGGATCTCGGCGCCCGCGCGAAGGCTGCCAGCAAAGTGCTCGCGCTCGCCTCGACGGCAGCGAAGGACTCCGCCCTTCACGCAGCCGCGGACCTGCTGGAGGCGGGCGTGGACCGGGTGCTCGAAGCCAACGTCGCCGACGTGGTCGCCGCCGAGAGGGCCGGGTCGAACGCCACGGTCGTAGACCGGCTGCGTCTCGACGGCCGGCGCGTCGCCGCGATGGCCGCGGGCCTTCGCGACGTGGCTGCCCTGGCGGACCCGGTCGGCCAGACCGTCGACGGCTGGGTCCGGCCCAACGGGCTGGAGATACGACAGGTGCGCGTCCCGCTCGGCGTGGTCGGGATCATCTACGAGAACCGGCCGAACGTCACGAGCGACGCCGCCGGGTTGTGCCTCAAGTCGGGAAACGCCGCTTTCCTCCGCGGAAGCTCCGCCGCACTCGAGTCGAACCGGTCGATCGCCGCGCTTTTGCGAGAGGGGTACGAGAAGTCGGGGCTTCCCTCAGATGCGCTGGTGCTCGTCGAGGACACCAGTCACGAATCCGTGCGCGAGTTCATGCGCCTGCGGGGGGTCATCGACTGCCTCATCCCGCGCGGCGGTCCGTCGCTCATCGCCGCCATCCTCGAGCACGCGACGGTGCCTTACGTCATCGACGGCGACGGCAACTGCCACGTCTACGTCGACGCAGCTGCCGACCTCGACATGGCCGCCTCGATCGTCGTCAACGCGAAGACGCAGCGCCCCAGCGTCTGCAACGCCGCCGAATCCCTCGTCGTGCACCGTGCCGTCGCCGAGCGATTCCTCCCACTGGTCGAACCTGGTCTCGCCGGGGTCGAACTGCGCGGCGACGACGAGTCCATCCGGATCCTCGGCCCGGACCGTGTGTCGCCTGTGACCGACGACGACTACGGCTGCGAGTTTCTCGACCTGATCATGAGCGTGAGGGTCGTCGACGATCTAGACGCCGCAATCGATCACGTACAGCGCTACAGCTCCGGCCACACCGAGGCGATCGTGACCACTGACATCGCGACGGCGCGGCGGTTCCAGCACGAGGTCGACTCCGCTGCCGTCGTCGTCAACGCCTCGACCCGGTTCACCGACGGGGGCGAGTTCGGCTTCGGCGCAGAGATAGGGATCAGCACGCAAAAGCTTCACGCACGAGGGCCGATGGCTCTGAGGGAGCTGACCACGACCAAATACCTCGTGACCGGGAGCGGACATATCCGGACTTGA
- a CDS encoding VWA domain-containing protein, translating to MSTELPAGSSAGLLESLSGFVKELRTAGIPVSLTENLDAMEALTHIPLDDRDAFKYALAATLVKNNAHWKAFETVFEVYFSLRGREYRLTDDESGSSVDELVNDILGSREGESAGGTEGLTPEQLAELLFKALMDGNDAMLRAIARAAVTRFAGMEPGRPVGGTYYLYRTLRQLDLDSVLEKMMQSARDKAPGELTELEERLAKEEYEARLGSLRREIEAEIRRRLVDDRGAEAVAKSLRKPLPEDIDFMHASRDELTALRKAIAPLTRKLAVRLARKRRHGRKGPLDFRSTVRHSLSYGGVPADPKFRYPRPSKPEIMVIADISGSVAAFARFTLQMVYAISSQFSRVRSFVFIDGIDEVTDYFKATEDIGAAIHRINTEADVIWVDGHSDYGHAFEAFWERWGRDINPKTTVLLLGDARNNYHAAQAWVLAEMSKKARHVYWLNPEPRSYWDTGDSIVSQYSTHCDGAYECRNLKQLERFVETLG from the coding sequence ATGAGCACAGAGCTTCCCGCCGGCAGCAGCGCGGGGCTGCTCGAGTCGCTGTCAGGGTTCGTCAAGGAGCTGCGCACCGCCGGCATCCCGGTGAGCCTCACCGAGAATCTCGACGCGATGGAAGCGTTGACTCACATCCCCCTCGACGACCGCGACGCCTTCAAGTACGCCCTCGCAGCGACTCTGGTGAAGAACAACGCGCACTGGAAGGCCTTCGAGACCGTCTTCGAGGTCTACTTCTCACTGCGAGGACGTGAGTACCGCCTGACCGACGACGAGTCCGGCTCCTCCGTCGACGAGCTCGTCAATGACATCCTCGGTTCGCGCGAAGGCGAGTCCGCAGGGGGCACGGAGGGGCTGACACCCGAGCAGCTCGCCGAACTCCTCTTCAAGGCGCTCATGGACGGCAACGACGCCATGCTGCGCGCCATCGCCCGCGCGGCGGTCACCCGCTTCGCGGGCATGGAACCGGGGAGGCCCGTCGGCGGCACCTACTACCTCTACCGGACGCTGCGCCAGCTCGACCTCGACTCGGTGCTCGAGAAGATGATGCAGTCTGCACGCGACAAGGCGCCGGGCGAGCTGACGGAGTTGGAGGAGCGCCTGGCCAAGGAGGAGTACGAGGCCCGCCTCGGCTCACTTCGCCGGGAGATAGAAGCCGAGATCCGCCGGCGTCTGGTCGATGACAGGGGCGCGGAGGCGGTGGCGAAATCTCTGCGCAAGCCGCTGCCCGAGGACATCGACTTCATGCACGCCAGCCGCGACGAGTTGACCGCTCTACGCAAGGCGATCGCGCCCCTGACCCGCAAGCTGGCTGTGCGCCTCGCCCGTAAGCGGCGCCACGGGCGGAAGGGGCCGCTTGACTTCCGCAGCACGGTGAGGCACTCGTTGTCGTACGGAGGTGTGCCGGCGGACCCGAAGTTCCGCTACCCGCGCCCTTCGAAGCCGGAGATCATGGTCATCGCCGACATCTCCGGGTCGGTTGCAGCCTTCGCCCGCTTCACGCTGCAGATGGTGTACGCGATCAGCTCGCAGTTCAGCCGGGTTAGATCGTTTGTGTTCATCGACGGGATCGATGAGGTCACCGACTACTTCAAGGCCACGGAGGACATCGGCGCGGCGATCCACCGCATCAACACCGAAGCGGACGTCATCTGGGTCGACGGGCACTCCGACTACGGGCACGCGTTCGAGGCGTTCTGGGAGCGGTGGGGCCGGGATATCAACCCGAAGACGACCGTGCTGCTGCTCGGCGACGCGCGCAACAACTACCACGCGGCGCAGGCCTGGGTCCTGGCGGAGATGTCGAAGAAGGCGCGCCACGTGTACTGGCTCAACCCCGAGCCGCGCTCCTACTGGGACACCGGCGACTCGATCGTGAGCCAGTACTCCACCCATTGCGACGGGGCGTACGAGTGCCGGAACCTCAAGCAGCTGGAGCGTTTCGTAGAAACGCTGGGCTAG
- a CDS encoding MoxR family ATPase, protein MSDAAPSLFESPAAVREGLRRVNYLADEGIAGVVYLAERLGKPVLVEGPAGTGKTQLAKSVAELTGARLIRLQCYEGLDESKALYEWNYKKQLLRIQAQRVSENEGGGTWSDIEEDIFSEPFLLTRPLLEAIRADDPVVLLIDEVDRVEVETEALLLEILSDYQVSIPELGTVSATQIPLVFLTSNNTRELSEALKRRCLFLHIDYPDIDREREIVLTRVPGISESLADEVVRIVRSIRNLELKKAPSVSETLDWARTLLLLGIQSVDAETATETLHILLKYQSDIDKAAKDLAGSASGSSR, encoded by the coding sequence GTGAGCGACGCCGCGCCCAGCCTGTTCGAGTCCCCCGCTGCCGTCCGCGAAGGGCTGCGCAGGGTCAACTACCTCGCCGACGAGGGCATCGCAGGCGTCGTGTACCTGGCCGAGCGCCTCGGGAAGCCGGTATTGGTCGAGGGGCCCGCGGGTACGGGCAAGACCCAGCTGGCCAAGTCGGTCGCCGAGCTGACCGGCGCCCGCCTCATCCGCCTGCAGTGCTACGAGGGCCTCGACGAGTCCAAGGCCCTCTACGAGTGGAACTACAAGAAGCAGCTGCTGCGTATCCAGGCACAGCGCGTCTCCGAGAACGAAGGCGGCGGCACGTGGTCCGACATCGAGGAGGACATCTTCTCCGAGCCGTTCCTCCTCACCCGGCCGTTGCTCGAGGCGATCCGGGCGGACGACCCGGTCGTGCTACTCATCGACGAGGTCGACCGCGTCGAGGTGGAGACCGAGGCGCTGCTGCTCGAGATCCTCTCCGACTACCAGGTATCGATCCCCGAGCTCGGCACCGTGAGCGCCACGCAGATCCCGCTGGTGTTCCTCACCTCCAACAACACCCGTGAGCTCTCCGAGGCGCTCAAGCGGCGCTGCCTGTTCCTGCACATCGACTACCCGGACATCGACCGCGAGCGCGAGATCGTGCTGACGCGGGTGCCCGGCATCTCCGAGTCCCTCGCGGACGAGGTGGTCCGCATAGTTCGGTCGATCCGCAACCTCGAGCTCAAGAAGGCTCCGTCGGTGTCGGAGACACTCGACTGGGCACGCACGCTGCTCCTGCTCGGCATCCAGTCCGTCGACGCGGAGACCGCGACCGAGACCCTGCACATCCTGTTGAAGTACCAGTCCGACATCGACAAGGCGGCGAAGGATCTCGCCGGGTCGGCCTCGGGCTCCAGCCGGTGA